Proteins found in one Vulgatibacter sp. genomic segment:
- the ndk gene encoding nucleoside-diphosphate kinase, translating to MAVERTLSILKPDALEKGVVGQIVARFESKGLKPVAMKMKQLTEQEAGGFYAVHRERPFFKDLVKFMTSGPVVVMVLEGENAVLANRDIMGATNPKDAAPGTIRADFAESIDANTVHGSDSLENARNEIAYFFPATEIVAYDWKNKK from the coding sequence ATGGCAGTCGAGCGCACGCTTTCCATCCTCAAGCCCGACGCCCTCGAGAAGGGTGTCGTCGGCCAGATCGTCGCCCGCTTCGAGAGCAAGGGCCTGAAGCCCGTCGCGATGAAGATGAAGCAGCTCACCGAGCAGGAGGCCGGTGGCTTCTACGCCGTGCACCGCGAGCGGCCCTTCTTCAAGGACCTGGTCAAGTTCATGACCTCGGGCCCGGTCGTCGTGATGGTGCTCGAGGGCGAGAACGCCGTCCTCGCCAACCGCGACATCATGGGCGCCACCAACCCCAAGGACGCAGCCCCGGGCACCATCCGCGCGGACTTCGCCGAGAGCATCGACGCGAACACCGTCCACGGGTCGGACAGCCTCGAGAACGCCCGCAACGAGATCGCCTACTTCTTCCCTGCCACGGAGATCGTGGCCTATGATTGGAAGAACAAGAAGTAA